Proteins encoded by one window of Enterococcus saccharolyticus subsp. saccharolyticus:
- a CDS encoding PTS lactose/cellobiose transporter subunit IIA: MDEKNLEAIMGLIMYGGNAKSDAMEAIAAAKKGDFELADQKIKDAEASLVEAHHSQTGLLTKEAQGDHMTVTLLTVHSQDHLMTSIAFTDLAKEIVDLYRHVDAK; encoded by the coding sequence ATGGATGAGAAAAATTTAGAAGCCATCATGGGATTAATTATGTATGGCGGTAATGCAAAAAGCGATGCAATGGAAGCGATTGCCGCTGCTAAAAAAGGTGACTTTGAATTAGCAGATCAAAAAATCAAAGACGCTGAAGCTTCCTTAGTAGAAGCACATCATTCTCAAACAGGTTTATTAACAAAAGAAGCGCAAGGGGATCATATGACAGTTACCTTATTAACGGTACATTCGCAAGACCACTTGATGACATCTATTGCATTTACTGACTTAGCAAAAGAAATTGTTGATTTATATCGTCATGTAGACGCGAAGTAA
- a CDS encoding PTS sugar transporter subunit IIB, whose translation MAKKTIMLVCSAGMSTSLLVTKMQKAAEDKGMEADIFAVSASDADNHLETKPVDVLLLGPQVRFMKAQFEEKLAPKGIPLDVINMADYGMMNGGKVLAQAEALMK comes from the coding sequence ATGGCAAAAAAAACAATCATGTTAGTATGTTCTGCTGGAATGAGCACTAGTTTATTAGTAACTAAAATGCAAAAAGCAGCGGAAGACAAAGGAATGGAAGCAGACATCTTTGCAGTATCAGCTTCAGATGCGGACAATCATTTAGAAACAAAACCAGTGGACGTTTTATTATTAGGCCCACAAGTTCGTTTTATGAAAGCCCAATTTGAAGAAAAACTTGCACCAAAAGGAATTCCATTAGATGTAATCAATATGGCTGATTATGGCATGATGAATGGTGGAAAAGTGTTAGCGCAAGCCGAAGCATTAATGAAGTAG
- a CDS encoding sigma 54-interacting transcriptional regulator, whose translation MYSRKEEILQTIELHKKGLTAAEVADILQIDRSNASRYLSELYKEEKIQKRSGRPVIYEAISDDQVHVDTSTDITFETLVGENASLKVSIQQAKAAILYPPRGLHTIIFGETGTGKSMFAECMYHFAVQSSMLKRDAPFVSFNCADYAQNPQLLFGHIFGIRKGAYTGATEDSPGLIAKADGGILFLDEIHRLPPEGQEMLFTFIDKGVYRPLGESAQVYEASVQIIGATTESSESFLTTFNRRIPMAITLPSLAARSLDERYEIISLFIKQEANRLNQGIQVEKEAILAFMLYDAEANIGQIKRDLKLVCAKAFLHYRTHRQKTLLIRKKDCSLQVQKGLLKVKEMADRLDRFLEGKGEFLSFEPGEADVVWSRDPERNMQVYNDIEEKVSSLSETGVASVDLEKLISRDVDAYFETYVEELAQTPVQKELIPPELWKLTNRLYDIAEEELDRKYNEKARFAFAMHLQSTLDRVAEGHMIVHPDLNTVRKQLKSEFQVALDLSSIIEEECDVEIPFDEIGFISMFLSIQVGEYEPLPLNKVGVVVLMHGRATASSMLETAQELLGTTTGQAMNMSLETEVQDMYEDLLAYISESRDELSNGVLLLTDMGSLNSFVNLIYEETGIRTKAISMASTMIVIEALRMSDAGRSLEDMYQNIQISFESIVREQFRSLHETKRTKKAIVVTCFTGEGVAAKLYQRIAPVVDQSKVEIIQMQFIERETFKKHIDGLLEEYEIRAIAGTVEVEYQNIPFFSAYDIFNHDQLNMLKRIVSDDVPIETIVESLKGTITHVASLQSLIIDLQKAVQQIQSQMHLIIEPSAEAGIVIHLAFLIESLLKEEPTRHFPNLANFQKQYRLEADQLRTSLMLIEKNYTVRIPEDEIAFLTQMFIENKVDTHYNNYTLRDSV comes from the coding sequence ATGTACTCTAGAAAAGAAGAAATCTTGCAAACGATTGAACTGCATAAAAAAGGTCTGACTGCTGCGGAAGTCGCAGATATTTTGCAGATTGACCGCAGTAACGCTAGTCGCTATTTGAGTGAACTGTATAAAGAAGAAAAAATTCAAAAACGTTCCGGACGACCAGTGATCTACGAAGCGATTTCTGATGACCAAGTACATGTGGATACTTCTACTGATATCACGTTTGAAACCTTGGTGGGCGAAAATGCATCACTAAAAGTTAGCATTCAACAAGCGAAAGCCGCCATTTTATATCCGCCAAGAGGGTTGCATACCATTATTTTTGGTGAAACTGGGACGGGGAAATCTATGTTTGCAGAGTGTATGTATCATTTTGCGGTTCAATCGAGTATGTTAAAAAGAGATGCGCCGTTTGTTTCATTTAACTGTGCTGATTATGCGCAAAATCCACAATTGTTATTTGGGCATATTTTTGGTATTCGTAAAGGAGCATATACTGGCGCAACTGAAGACAGCCCAGGATTAATTGCTAAAGCAGACGGGGGTATTTTATTCTTAGATGAGATTCATCGTTTACCTCCAGAAGGACAAGAGATGCTCTTTACGTTTATTGATAAAGGCGTATATCGTCCACTAGGGGAAAGCGCCCAAGTGTATGAAGCTTCAGTACAAATTATTGGTGCAACCACAGAATCTTCGGAATCTTTTTTAACAACATTTAATCGTCGAATTCCGATGGCGATTACGTTACCTAGCTTAGCGGCACGTTCATTAGATGAACGGTATGAAATTATTTCGTTGTTTATCAAACAAGAAGCCAATCGTTTAAATCAAGGGATTCAAGTGGAGAAAGAAGCAATTTTAGCCTTTATGTTATATGATGCCGAAGCGAATATTGGGCAAATTAAACGTGATTTGAAGTTGGTTTGTGCTAAAGCATTTCTTCATTATCGGACGCATCGTCAAAAGACCTTGTTGATTCGCAAAAAAGATTGTTCACTCCAAGTTCAAAAAGGACTTTTAAAAGTCAAAGAAATGGCTGATCGTTTGGATCGTTTCTTAGAAGGGAAAGGCGAATTTTTGAGCTTTGAACCGGGCGAAGCCGATGTTGTTTGGTCACGTGATCCCGAGCGAAACATGCAAGTGTATAATGATATTGAAGAAAAAGTGTCCAGTCTAAGTGAAACAGGTGTTGCAAGTGTGGATTTGGAGAAATTAATTTCACGTGATGTGGATGCCTATTTTGAGACATATGTCGAAGAGTTAGCACAAACCCCCGTGCAAAAAGAATTGATTCCACCAGAATTATGGAAACTCACCAATCGGTTATATGATATTGCCGAAGAAGAATTGGACCGCAAATATAACGAAAAAGCACGCTTTGCCTTTGCCATGCATTTACAAAGTACTCTTGATCGCGTAGCAGAAGGGCATATGATTGTTCATCCAGACTTGAATACGGTGCGCAAACAATTGAAGTCTGAATTTCAAGTGGCATTAGATTTATCCAGTATTATCGAAGAAGAATGCGATGTCGAAATTCCTTTTGATGAAATTGGCTTTATTAGTATGTTTTTATCCATACAAGTGGGTGAATATGAACCATTACCCTTGAATAAAGTGGGCGTTGTTGTGCTAATGCATGGGCGTGCAACGGCTAGTAGCATGTTAGAAACAGCCCAAGAATTGTTAGGAACAACGACCGGTCAAGCGATGAATATGTCGTTAGAAACCGAAGTCCAAGACATGTATGAAGACTTACTGGCGTATATTTCTGAATCACGAGACGAACTATCCAATGGGGTATTGTTGTTAACTGATATGGGTTCGTTAAATTCGTTTGTGAACTTAATCTATGAAGAAACTGGTATTCGTACGAAAGCAATTTCAATGGCAAGTACAATGATTGTGATTGAAGCCTTGCGTATGTCGGATGCAGGGCGTAGTTTGGAAGATATGTATCAAAATATTCAAATCTCTTTTGAAAGTATTGTGCGTGAGCAGTTTCGTTCGTTACATGAAACCAAGCGCACGAAAAAAGCCATCGTGGTTACCTGCTTTACTGGCGAAGGTGTTGCGGCAAAGCTGTATCAGCGGATTGCGCCAGTTGTCGATCAATCGAAAGTGGAAATTATTCAAATGCAGTTTATCGAACGGGAAACATTTAAAAAACATATTGATGGTTTATTGGAAGAGTATGAAATTCGTGCGATTGCTGGAACGGTTGAGGTAGAGTACCAAAATATTCCATTTTTCTCTGCGTATGATATTTTCAACCATGACCAACTAAATATGTTGAAACGGATTGTGAGTGACGATGTACCGATTGAAACGATTGTTGAATCATTGAAAGGAACGATTACGCATGTGGCTTCTTTGCAGTCATTGATTATTGATTTGCAAAAAGCCGTACAGCAAATTCAATCCCAGATGCATTTAATTATTGAACCAAGTGCCGAAGCAGGTATTGTTATTCACTTAGCCTTTTTAATAGAAAGTCTCTTAAAAGAAGAACCAACGCGCCATTTTCCTAATTTAGCAAACTTTCAAAAGCAATATCGCTTAGAAGCCGATCAATTGCGGACAAGTTTAATGTTGATTGAAAAAAATTATACGGTACGGATTCCAGAAGATGAAATTGCCTTTTTAACACAAATGTTCATTGAGAACAAAGTAGATACACACTACAATAATTACACACTTAGAGACAGTGTGTAG
- a CDS encoding DEAD/DEAH box helicase — protein sequence MITEFKLPEKWQQRWDEQGFSEPSIIQETVYGPLVKGENLVGISPTGSGKTLAYLLPTMQNVTPDEGNQLLILTSSQELGIQVAEVARQWGKDLGLNVQPFIGGANVKRQIEKLKTKPEVLIGTPGRIVELIKQKKIKSHQLKTIIFDEADQLFLPGASHLVEEIVRSLQQEVQFGFFSATADQALPAIQAIQPDIQVFDVTKEDRSKGVVKHTYLIYPSRRLVDGLRRLAHIEAFQGLVFFNQLQDLGSAEEKLLFHHLRVASLASDQSKELRKMALELFKQGKIVELLTTDVASRGLDITGLPYVINAEVPLTKESYLHRAGRVGRMGASGQVVTIVQENTLPRLKKLAKELDLPLTEVFLHGGALLDEQPEKEVHQPKERKPLKEKTETRAKQTPVKAKPKVKNRKKAQKNKGARKSKK from the coding sequence GTGATAACAGAATTTAAACTGCCTGAAAAATGGCAACAACGCTGGGATGAACAAGGGTTTAGTGAACCATCTATCATCCAAGAAACAGTGTATGGACCATTAGTCAAAGGAGAGAATCTAGTTGGGATTTCTCCGACTGGTTCAGGAAAAACGTTGGCTTATCTTTTGCCAACCATGCAAAATGTGACACCCGATGAAGGCAATCAATTATTGATCTTAACGTCTTCTCAAGAACTGGGCATTCAAGTAGCCGAAGTTGCACGTCAATGGGGCAAAGATTTAGGTTTAAATGTGCAACCATTTATTGGTGGCGCCAACGTCAAACGCCAAATTGAAAAATTAAAAACGAAACCAGAAGTGCTTATCGGTACACCCGGACGGATTGTGGAGTTAATCAAACAAAAGAAGATTAAATCTCATCAATTAAAAACGATCATTTTTGATGAAGCGGATCAATTATTTTTACCAGGTGCGAGTCATTTAGTGGAAGAAATTGTTAGAAGTCTGCAACAAGAAGTCCAATTTGGATTCTTTTCAGCAACAGCTGATCAAGCACTACCAGCGATTCAAGCGATTCAACCAGATATTCAAGTGTTTGATGTAACAAAAGAAGACCGTAGTAAAGGTGTGGTCAAACATACGTATTTGATTTATCCAAGTCGTCGTTTAGTGGACGGTCTACGCCGCTTGGCACATATTGAAGCTTTTCAAGGCTTAGTTTTCTTCAATCAATTACAGGATTTAGGTAGCGCGGAAGAAAAATTATTGTTCCATCATTTGCGCGTTGCTTCGTTGGCATCGGATCAATCGAAAGAATTGCGTAAAATGGCACTTGAATTATTCAAACAAGGAAAGATTGTCGAATTATTAACCACCGATGTCGCTTCTCGTGGTTTGGACATCACTGGTTTGCCGTATGTGATTAATGCAGAAGTCCCTCTGACCAAAGAAAGCTACTTACATCGTGCAGGTCGTGTGGGGCGTATGGGTGCTTCTGGTCAAGTGGTGACCATCGTACAAGAAAATACGTTACCTCGTTTGAAAAAATTAGCAAAAGAATTAGACCTTCCATTAACAGAAGTCTTTTTACATGGCGGTGCGTTATTAGATGAACAACCCGAAAAAGAAGTCCATCAACCAAAAGAACGCAAACCACTGAAAGAAAAGACTGAAACAAGAGCGAAACAAACACCCGTTAAAGCCAAACCAAAAGTGAAAAATCGTAAAAAAGCACAAAAAAACAAAGGCGCACGAAAAAGCAAAAAGTAA
- a CDS encoding Gfo/Idh/MocA family protein produces MVHLGIIGTNWITHQFVQAALETGRYTLSAVYSRKVETAQEFARQYEGDIVCETELDAFFATPVLDTVYIASPNSLHFSQAKAAILAGKHVIVEKPAFSNPTEMAEIIDLAKQQQVFFFEAARNIHEKSFQTIANVLPTPEHIIGANFTYMKYSSRYDQVLAGEEPNIFSPRFSGGSLSDLGVYAVYAALGWFGKPTEVHHFARKIATGVDGIGTVILRYATFDVTIQHGKIGNSDLPSELYFDNGTLALNGINAIETAELHDRQNGTTTIEVSAKANPMIEEALDFAEVIEQPTEPANVARYEAWVDLARDVNNVLYELRKQADIKFDADKE; encoded by the coding sequence ATGGTTCATTTAGGGATTATTGGAACAAATTGGATTACCCATCAATTCGTGCAAGCAGCACTAGAGACAGGTCGTTATACGTTGTCTGCTGTCTATTCAAGAAAAGTCGAAACAGCGCAAGAATTTGCTCGTCAATACGAAGGTGACATCGTTTGTGAAACAGAATTAGATGCGTTCTTTGCGACACCAGTCTTGGATACAGTTTATATTGCTTCGCCAAACAGTCTTCATTTTAGTCAAGCTAAAGCAGCTATTTTGGCAGGCAAACATGTGATTGTAGAAAAACCGGCTTTTTCAAATCCAACAGAGATGGCAGAAATTATTGACTTAGCGAAACAGCAACAAGTCTTTTTCTTTGAAGCTGCTCGTAATATCCACGAAAAAAGTTTCCAAACGATTGCCAATGTCTTACCGACACCAGAACACATTATTGGAGCCAATTTTACTTATATGAAATATTCTTCACGCTATGACCAAGTATTAGCAGGAGAAGAGCCAAATATCTTTTCACCCCGTTTTTCTGGTGGATCATTATCTGATTTAGGTGTTTATGCTGTCTATGCAGCACTAGGTTGGTTTGGTAAACCGACAGAAGTGCATCACTTTGCGCGCAAAATTGCTACCGGCGTAGATGGAATCGGAACTGTCATTTTACGCTATGCGACGTTTGACGTGACGATTCAACATGGAAAAATTGGCAATTCAGACTTACCATCAGAACTTTATTTTGACAATGGCACATTGGCGTTAAACGGCATCAATGCGATTGAAACAGCGGAATTGCACGACCGTCAAAACGGAACAACGACAATAGAAGTATCTGCAAAAGCAAATCCAATGATTGAAGAAGCGTTAGATTTTGCTGAAGTGATTGAGCAACCAACTGAACCAGCGAATGTAGCACGCTACGAAGCTTGGGTTGACTTAGCTCGCGATGTGAACAATGTATTATATGAATTGAGAAAACAAGCTGACATCAAATTTGATGCGGATAAGGAATAG
- a CDS encoding DUF4828 domain-containing protein, with product MNARVLLLGISLVTGIVGSTLIRRKKTTDSKQHPFVGSWMYLRQNKKGKVYVTVTTDLQLYIQNKLQPTTVLDYSTERLALIDSMGYHIVFEKKDEHVNFYDETEDTSFPLIEC from the coding sequence GTGAACGCAAGAGTGCTTCTGCTTGGTATTTCTTTAGTGACTGGTATCGTAGGTTCTACGTTGATCCGTCGAAAAAAGACTACCGATAGCAAGCAACATCCTTTTGTCGGCAGCTGGATGTATCTCCGCCAAAATAAAAAAGGCAAAGTCTATGTTACAGTAACAACTGATTTACAGCTTTATATTCAAAATAAGCTACAACCAACGACTGTCTTAGATTATTCGACTGAACGTCTCGCATTAATCGATTCGATGGGGTATCATATTGTGTTTGAGAAAAAAGACGAACACGTAAATTTTTATGACGAAACCGAAGATACTTCTTTTCCATTAATTGAGTGTTAA
- a CDS encoding serine hydrolase, with amino-acid sequence MKKKHRFLPLLAGILFFLSSVVPLFSVQADELSGDFKVEAKAALSIDADTGKILYDQNSDDALGIASITKIISLYLVEKEVAEGKLAWDDEVEISDFVAELSVHPELSNVPLESTSKYTVKDLFDSAFIQSSNASTMALAEKIAGTEAAFVDLMKKQLEDWGIKDAKIVNSTGLNNVYLGEQIYPGSKKDDENILSAKGVAIVARHLIHDYPDVLEVTATPKQEFGAHTFSPIEMVNWNWMLPGMIYEKAGVDGLKTGTTDLAGACFVGTMTKDGQRIITVVLNATNHETDPGARFVETGRLMDYTFDNWKKEEVLAQGATVPEFKTAPVHQGKELTVPVQTENAVTVWLHSSMTKEDVTFKTTLNAKRVTDKNELQAPIEKGENVGTVQATTPDKLGFVEASDEESVQTPLVASQEMAKANIFVQAWRAVKGLFN; translated from the coding sequence ATGAAGAAAAAACATCGCTTTCTCCCCTTACTAGCGGGAATCTTGTTCTTCCTTTCATCGGTTGTTCCACTTTTTAGTGTACAAGCAGATGAATTGTCTGGCGATTTCAAAGTGGAAGCAAAAGCTGCCCTTTCGATTGACGCAGATACAGGTAAAATTTTATACGATCAAAACAGTGACGATGCCCTAGGAATTGCCTCTATCACCAAGATTATCAGTCTGTACTTAGTAGAAAAAGAAGTAGCAGAAGGAAAACTTGCATGGGACGATGAAGTAGAAATTTCAGATTTTGTTGCAGAATTAAGTGTTCACCCTGAACTTTCTAATGTTCCCTTAGAGTCAACTAGCAAATACACCGTCAAAGATTTATTTGATTCTGCGTTTATTCAATCATCCAATGCATCCACAATGGCGCTAGCAGAAAAAATTGCTGGTACCGAAGCAGCCTTTGTTGATTTGATGAAAAAACAATTGGAAGATTGGGGCATTAAAGATGCCAAAATCGTCAACTCTACTGGATTAAATAATGTTTATCTTGGAGAACAGATTTACCCTGGCTCAAAAAAAGATGACGAAAATATTTTATCTGCGAAAGGTGTTGCAATTGTTGCACGTCATTTAATTCATGACTATCCAGATGTATTAGAAGTAACAGCTACCCCAAAACAAGAATTTGGTGCGCATACCTTCTCACCAATTGAAATGGTCAATTGGAACTGGATGTTACCTGGTATGATTTATGAAAAAGCTGGAGTAGATGGTCTAAAAACAGGAACCACTGATTTAGCAGGTGCTTGTTTTGTTGGTACCATGACTAAAGATGGTCAACGTATTATCACGGTTGTTTTAAACGCAACGAATCATGAAACAGATCCTGGTGCTCGTTTTGTTGAAACTGGCCGTTTAATGGATTATACCTTTGATAATTGGAAAAAAGAAGAAGTCTTAGCGCAAGGTGCGACTGTTCCAGAATTTAAAACAGCGCCTGTGCATCAAGGGAAAGAATTAACTGTCCCTGTCCAAACTGAAAATGCGGTCACTGTTTGGTTACATTCATCAATGACTAAAGAGGATGTGACATTTAAAACAACGTTAAACGCCAAACGTGTCACTGACAAAAATGAATTACAAGCACCTATTGAAAAAGGTGAAAATGTAGGAACCGTACAAGCAACGACACCAGACAAATTAGGTTTCGTTGAAGCAAGCGATGAAGAATCTGTTCAAACACCGCTTGTTGCCAGTCAAGAAATGGCAAAAGCGAACATCTTTGTGCAAGCATGGCGAGCAGTGAAAGGTTTATTTAATTAA
- a CDS encoding GyrI-like domain-containing protein, whose translation MELGEVIRKRLPEFAVIGKEGRGLATEASSWVPELWELANRDFEELAESAKEWEVDSVHLWGLMSDAKRWLDPWQEEGRYLAGMQLPHEVTPPHDWQRWLVPAMEYLVVKTNEANLEMMTEKMFEEILPQENAELVAAIQEHYLPSFEPGEVELYFPVQML comes from the coding sequence TTGGAACTAGGTGAAGTAATACGTAAAAGATTACCTGAATTTGCCGTAATTGGAAAAGAAGGGCGTGGGTTAGCAACAGAAGCATCCTCTTGGGTTCCAGAATTATGGGAACTAGCAAATCGTGATTTTGAAGAATTAGCAGAATCAGCAAAAGAATGGGAAGTCGATTCTGTTCATTTATGGGGTTTGATGAGTGATGCGAAACGTTGGTTAGATCCATGGCAAGAAGAGGGACGTTATTTGGCAGGAATGCAATTGCCACATGAAGTTACTCCACCACATGATTGGCAGCGTTGGTTGGTTCCAGCAATGGAATATCTGGTTGTCAAAACCAATGAAGCCAATTTAGAGATGATGACAGAAAAAATGTTTGAAGAAATTTTACCGCAAGAAAACGCAGAGTTAGTTGCAGCGATTCAAGAACATTATCTGCCAAGCTTTGAACCAGGAGAAGTTGAACTATATTTTCCTGTGCAAATGTTATAA
- a CDS encoding YdcF family protein, producing MGIMQLLIFGIPYLIGASGIYLWRKKQPQPDKFFFLTSWTLLALSVYLGILEAKNGTYYLVIPLFFFGLFFFSYRLEKTRLINGFLFNLFVVVFGSYLVINFVQTPNIVVFLLLAGIGVCLLLVLAFGFTGLMLLLYWNAVVVIRKESRSLANLLTLILAILMTLWLIYDHFIASSLPEWATLLLSILPMTLFYFAFVFLNFLTVSVLYQFNHPRYKQDCIIILGAGLINGERVSPLLARRIDKAIAFYHQQKHATGKAPKLVMSGGQGPDEKVSEAVAMKQYALTQAIPESDILVETNSTTTLENMQFSKEIIQQTFGDQANVIFSSNNYHIFRAGIFARWAGLKADGIGSKTALYYLPNAFLREFIAIVAMNKKRHFIIVGLLAAMILALTLILLIGSYFVK from the coding sequence ATGGGGATAATGCAATTATTAATTTTTGGAATTCCTTACTTAATAGGTGCTAGCGGCATTTATTTATGGCGTAAGAAACAGCCACAGCCCGACAAATTTTTCTTTTTAACAAGTTGGACACTATTGGCGCTTTCCGTGTATTTAGGGATACTTGAAGCTAAAAATGGTACTTATTATTTAGTAATTCCACTATTCTTTTTCGGTTTATTTTTCTTTTCGTATCGTTTAGAAAAAACCAGATTAATTAACGGGTTTTTGTTTAATTTATTTGTGGTCGTCTTTGGTAGTTACTTAGTGATTAATTTTGTTCAAACACCAAACATTGTCGTCTTTTTATTGTTAGCAGGGATTGGTGTCTGTCTATTATTGGTGCTAGCATTTGGTTTTACTGGACTCATGTTGTTATTGTATTGGAATGCAGTGGTCGTTATTCGTAAGGAATCACGTTCCTTAGCAAATTTGCTAACCTTGATTTTAGCAATTTTAATGACGTTATGGCTGATTTATGACCATTTCATCGCCAGCAGCTTACCTGAATGGGCAACACTCTTGTTATCCATTCTACCAATGACACTCTTTTATTTTGCCTTTGTTTTCTTGAATTTCTTAACAGTTTCTGTGTTGTATCAATTCAATCATCCACGTTACAAACAAGATTGTATTATTATTTTGGGTGCTGGTTTAATTAATGGCGAACGTGTTTCTCCATTATTAGCACGACGAATTGATAAAGCAATTGCGTTTTATCATCAACAAAAACACGCGACTGGAAAAGCACCTAAACTAGTTATGTCAGGTGGACAAGGTCCAGATGAGAAAGTTTCTGAAGCAGTAGCGATGAAGCAATATGCGTTAACACAAGCAATTCCCGAAAGTGATATTTTAGTTGAAACCAATTCCACAACAACGTTAGAAAACATGCAATTTTCAAAAGAAATCATTCAACAAACTTTTGGTGACCAAGCGAATGTGATTTTTTCTTCGAATAATTATCATATTTTCCGTGCAGGTATTTTTGCTCGTTGGGCAGGTTTAAAAGCAGACGGTATTGGTTCTAAGACAGCATTGTATTACTTACCAAATGCGTTTCTAAGAGAATTCATCGCTATTGTAGCGATGAACAAAAAACGTCATTTCATCATTGTTGGTTTATTAGCAGCGATGATTTTAGCGTTAACTTTAATTTTGCTGATTGGTTCTTATTTTGTAAAATAA
- a CDS encoding HD domain-containing protein, protein MTAEWQKDTEYLSYVEDLLATDEVQKLSEFVQHMHSTRLDHSISVSYNSYKLAKRWNGDARATARAGLLHDLFYYDWRTTKFDEGSHAYMHPRIAVQNAEKLTELSDLERDIIVKHMWGATIAPPRYKESYIVTMVDKYCAVQEATSPLVKRFKSSLQRAVARNHSM, encoded by the coding sequence ATGACAGCAGAATGGCAAAAAGATACAGAATATCTTTCTTATGTAGAAGATTTACTTGCGACAGACGAAGTTCAAAAATTATCAGAATTTGTTCAACATATGCATTCAACTCGATTAGATCATTCAATTAGTGTTTCTTATAACAGTTATAAACTAGCAAAACGTTGGAATGGTGATGCTCGTGCAACAGCGCGTGCAGGACTATTACATGATTTGTTTTATTATGATTGGCGTACAACGAAATTCGATGAAGGATCTCATGCGTACATGCATCCAAGAATTGCTGTACAAAATGCCGAGAAACTGACCGAACTTTCTGATTTGGAACGTGACATTATTGTCAAACATATGTGGGGAGCAACAATCGCACCACCACGTTATAAAGAGAGTTATATTGTAACAATGGTCGATAAATATTGTGCGGTTCAAGAGGCCACTAGCCCCTTAGTGAAACGCTTTAAATCAAGCCTTCAACGTGCCGTTGCAAGAAATCATTCTATGTAA
- a CDS encoding TrmH family RNA methyltransferase, which produces MKEILSTKNGLIKERKKLHKRKYREQEGKYLLEGFHLVEEAVKYGANVEEIFIDARGQKEWGTWVTEQVSTTYFVSDEVMKQLSDLPTPQGMIAVVQKEPATEISYQGKWLLLDNVQDPGNVGTMIRTADAAGFTGVLLGKGTADIYSTKVLRSMQGSQFHLPVIACDLLEVVPKFQENHIPVYGTELNVDAVQFNQVEKTAHVALILGNEGQGVATELLQMTTKNLYIPIYGQAESLNVGVAAGVLMYAFV; this is translated from the coding sequence ATGAAAGAAATTCTATCCACAAAAAATGGACTTATTAAAGAACGTAAAAAATTACATAAACGCAAATATCGTGAACAAGAAGGCAAATATCTACTTGAAGGATTCCATTTAGTTGAAGAAGCTGTAAAATATGGCGCAAACGTCGAAGAAATTTTTATTGATGCGCGTGGACAAAAGGAATGGGGCACATGGGTAACTGAACAAGTGAGCACTACGTATTTTGTTTCGGATGAAGTAATGAAACAATTATCTGATTTACCAACCCCCCAAGGCATGATTGCAGTTGTTCAAAAAGAACCAGCAACAGAAATAAGCTATCAAGGAAAATGGTTATTGTTAGATAATGTCCAAGATCCAGGAAATGTGGGCACGATGATTCGAACAGCGGATGCTGCAGGATTTACAGGTGTCCTACTAGGGAAAGGTACTGCAGATATCTACAGTACAAAAGTCTTACGTAGCATGCAAGGTAGCCAATTTCATTTACCTGTGATTGCGTGCGACTTACTAGAAGTAGTTCCTAAATTTCAAGAAAATCATATCCCTGTTTATGGTACAGAGTTAAATGTTGATGCTGTTCAGTTTAATCAAGTAGAAAAAACCGCACACGTGGCATTAATTTTAGGCAATGAAGGGCAAGGTGTCGCGACTGAATTATTACAAATGACAACGAAAAATTTGTATATCCCGATTTATGGTCAAGCGGAATCTCTAAACGTTGGTGTCGCAGCAGGGGTCCTAATGTATGCCTTTGTGTAA
- a CDS encoding acylphosphatase, which translates to MKKIRMNVQGRVQGVGFRFTTKMLADELGVYGSAMNEDNGSVTIEAMGEDDAMDTFIEKVKASPAPYGRVTFYTIEENATITERDRFITN; encoded by the coding sequence ATGAAAAAAATTCGCATGAACGTTCAAGGTCGTGTCCAAGGTGTCGGTTTTCGCTTCACCACTAAAATGTTAGCCGATGAATTAGGCGTTTACGGTAGCGCAATGAATGAGGATAACGGATCAGTCACTATCGAAGCGATGGGTGAAGATGATGCGATGGATACCTTCATTGAAAAAGTCAAAGCCTCTCCTGCCCCCTATGGACGGGTCACATTTTACACGATTGAAGAAAATGCAACCATCACCGAACGCGACCGTTTTATTACAAATTAA